The genomic region CACAGATATTTTTATATTTTTCTCCTAACAGGAATATTATTTTTTCTTGTATATTATTTGTATCCTGATATTCATCTATCATTATATATTTTATTTTTTTGTTGAGTTTTTCTTTTACTTCATTATATTTTAAAAGCATTTCCAGTAGTTCTGCTTGAATTGTAGAAAAATCAATAACATTACTCTCTTTGAGAAATTTCTTATATAAAATTTGAGCATTTTTTAAAAAATTAATAATAGGGCTATCAGTCTTAGTATCTTCAAGATTTTTTCCATGTTCATTGAGAATACTTAGCCAGTAAACTATTTTTTGACTTTTTTCCCAGTTATTTCTGCATGGAATTGCTTTAAAAAAGTTTCCTGCTCCTTCAAGTTCTTTGAAAAATTTGATTTTTGTGAATACAAAAAAAAGTTGTTCTGTGTCATCCAGAACTTTAAACCCATCTACATGCATTGAATATTCTATATTTTCTTCTATAAGTCTTCTAAAAATTGAATGCAAAGTTCCAATATACATATTATTAAGATTCAAACTTAAATTTTTTTCTCTTAATTTTTCAGAAATTCTGCTTATAAGCTCATTGGCAGCTTTATCTGTAAAGGTTGATATAAGAATATTTTCAGGCTTTACATTTTTTTCAGAAAGCAGATAAACTGCTCTTTCAACTAATGTCTTAGTTTTTCCAGAGCCTGGACCTGCAATTACAAGAACCGGACCTTCTGTTGTTGTAACTGCTTCATATTGTGCTTTATTTAAAACTTCTTTCATCACAAATCACCTTGTAGTATTAGTATAATTAAATTATATCATATAAAAACTATTTTTTCTTTTTCTAATTTAATAGTATTATTTAAAAACAGCTTGAAATTTATCCGAAAAAAAGGTACTATTTTATAGTAGTTCAACTAAATTGGGGTGAAATAATGAAAGTTACACAAACTTTGTTACTGTATTGGGTTTATACGCTATGTTTTTTAGGTGGCTTTATAAACACAGTCAGTGTAGTTAAGTACTCTTATACAATTTCACACTTTACTGGAAATGTATCAAAGACAGCAATTAATATTGCAAGTGGTAATTTTATTGAGGTTTTTAAAATACTTTTTATTATAGTGTGCTTTGTTGTAGGAGCTGCCATCTCTGGGTATATAATAGAAGGCAGAGAATTCAATTTAAAAAGGAGATATGGGTATTGTATATTAGTATTGGGATTGGGACTTTTATTTTTACATTTTGTAGCAGGAGATAGCTGGATGTTTTTCTATTATCTTCCTTTTATGATGGGAGTTCAAAATGGGCTCTTTATCTGTTATAAAGGAGTAGTAGTGAGAACCAGTCATGTCAGTGGAAGTGTTACAGATGCTGGAGTATATTTAGGTCATTGGCTACGTGGGAAAAAAGAGGAAAAGTGGAAAGGATTATTCTGTTTTTTTATGGTGTTATCCTTTTTAGTTGGAGGCTTTTTTGGAGTAGAAACTTTTATTTGGATGAAGGATAATGTTTTTGTTGTAGCAAGTCTAGGCTACTTTTTTGTGGCAGGTATGTATTTATACTTACGACATAGATATAGAAATCTTCTATGTTCAAGTGATGAATGCTACCCATTTAATTAATTTTTAGGTAAATTAAAAATTTACAAATGCAACAGATTGGAGTGACATCAGTGAGAGATATAATATTAATTTTATATTTTTTTCTAGTAGTTATTGTAGGATTTATTTCTTTTGGTCAAATAAAAGATGATAGAGATTTTTTTGTAGCTGGTAAAAATGCAGGTATATTACAGGTTTCAGGGAGTTTACTTGCATCTATATTAGGTAGTTCAGCAATTCTTGGAAGTGTTGATTTTGCATATAGTGTAGGTTGGGCAGGTAGCTGGCTCATGTTATGTGGGGCTTTTGGACTATTGATGCTATATCCACTTACAAAATATATAAAAAACTTTCAGGGATACAATCTTCCAAATTTACTTGGGAATTTTTATGGAGAAGAGGTGCAAAGAATTTCTTCTTTTATAATACCAATAGCATGGCTTGGTATAGTGGCATCCCAAATAATGGGAGCTGCCAAGATTATAACAATAATCTCTTCATATACTTATATTGAAGGTGTGTGGCTAAGTAGTTTTGTTTTTATTGTTTATACTATTTTAGGAGGACAGTTTTCAATAATAAAAACAGATATGATACAGCTTCTTTTCATCTTGCTAGGACTTGTGGTGACTTTTGTGTATATATCACCAGAACCTATAACTAAAGATGTTTTACCTATGATAAATGAAAAATTTAGCTATATGGATTTATTAGTTATGATACTTACCTATTCCACTACATACCTTGTAGGACCTGATATTTATTCACGTCTTTTCTGTGCTAAGAGCGAAAAAACAATGAAAAGTTCTATCCTGATAGCAATTATTGTTTTGATTCCCCTTGGTTTCATTTTAGCTAAACTTGGAATTTATGGAGCAGAGGTATTTGACAACATAGGAAGTAATTCTGTTTTACTGCTAATTGCAGATAGTAAATTACCTAAAATATTGAGTTTTCTTCTTTATTTAGGACTTCTATCAGCAGTTATTTCTTCAGCAGATACAACACTTTTAACTGCATCTTCCCTTTTCACACAGGGAATTATTAAAGACTTGAAAAGTGAAAAGGCAGTTTTTATCAGTAGAGTTTTGACTGTGGTATTTGGTGTAGGAGCTATGTTTATAGCTATTAAGATGAAATATATTTTATCGA from Fusobacterium sp. DD2 harbors:
- a CDS encoding YoaK family protein; amino-acid sequence: MKVTQTLLLYWVYTLCFLGGFINTVSVVKYSYTISHFTGNVSKTAINIASGNFIEVFKILFIIVCFVVGAAISGYIIEGREFNLKRRYGYCILVLGLGLLFLHFVAGDSWMFFYYLPFMMGVQNGLFICYKGVVVRTSHVSGSVTDAGVYLGHWLRGKKEEKWKGLFCFFMVLSFLVGGFFGVETFIWMKDNVFVVASLGYFFVAGMYLYLRHRYRNLLCSSDECYPFN
- a CDS encoding sodium:solute symporter family protein; its protein translation is MRDIILILYFFLVVIVGFISFGQIKDDRDFFVAGKNAGILQVSGSLLASILGSSAILGSVDFAYSVGWAGSWLMLCGAFGLLMLYPLTKYIKNFQGYNLPNLLGNFYGEEVQRISSFIIPIAWLGIVASQIMGAAKIITIISSYTYIEGVWLSSFVFIVYTILGGQFSIIKTDMIQLLFILLGLVVTFVYISPEPITKDVLPMINEKFSYMDLLVMILTYSTTYLVGPDIYSRLFCAKSEKTMKSSILIAIIVLIPLGFILAKLGIYGAEVFDNIGSNSVLLLIADSKLPKILSFLLYLGLLSAVISSADTTLLTASSLFTQGIIKDLKSEKAVFISRVLTVVFGVGAMFIAIKMKYILSTLLLALTIYSGAFIIPTFVGMFGYRVRKEVVILAIIVGGGVATYGKLYGGASGKLIAIAAFILNGAILYIGKKLEKSK